One genomic window of Halogeometricum sp. S3BR5-2 includes the following:
- a CDS encoding cysteine hydrolase family protein yields MSESENENETEYVFDPDRTAVVVVDLQNGFCDPDGSLYAPSSEAVVDDAAALVDDAREAGASIVYTRDVHPPEQFDGAHYYDEFERWGEHVLEGSWEAELADGLDVLEEDHVVVKHTYDAFHETELNGWLNAHGIEDLLFCGTLANVCVLHTAGSAGLRDYRPVLVEDAIGAIEDDHKEYALDHAGWLFGEVATRGEIRFE; encoded by the coding sequence ATGAGCGAGAGCGAGAACGAGAACGAGACTGAGTACGTCTTCGACCCCGACCGCACCGCCGTCGTCGTCGTGGACCTTCAGAACGGCTTTTGCGACCCGGACGGGAGCCTGTACGCGCCGTCGAGCGAGGCGGTCGTCGACGACGCCGCCGCGCTGGTCGACGACGCGCGCGAGGCGGGCGCGTCGATAGTGTACACGCGGGACGTCCACCCGCCCGAGCAGTTCGACGGCGCGCACTACTACGACGAGTTCGAGCGCTGGGGCGAGCACGTCCTCGAAGGGTCGTGGGAGGCCGAACTCGCCGACGGACTGGACGTGCTCGAGGAGGATCACGTCGTCGTCAAGCACACCTACGACGCCTTCCACGAGACGGAGCTGAACGGGTGGCTGAACGCCCACGGTATCGAAGACCTGCTGTTCTGCGGGACGCTGGCGAACGTCTGCGTCCTCCACACCGCCGGGAGCGCCGGTCTCAGGGATTACCGACCGGTGCTCGTCGAGGACGCCATCGGCGCCATCGAAGACGACCACAAGGAGTACGCGCTGGACCACGCGGGATGGCTGTTCGGCGAGGTGGCGACGCGCGGTGA
- a CDS encoding Hvo_1808 family surface protein, translated as MLPRHGIAAVTLSLLLVLAGCAAPADEPSLAGGGAGAVSDTSDIASPDANFSDPDGDPLGWEGGYWYNESIDVDQSDGLSDAELDAYVARSMARVEYLRHEEFTENVSVDVLSRAEYRQRSSNRSANQSANAEAFGEWNNQVWEALFVTGEGNDSQEAISGTQGSSVAGFYSPRDDAITIITNSPESPTIDNATLVHELTHALQDQHYDLTSEKYSAETQDGELAVDGAIEGDAKYVELRYASMCGGEWACVPSPTTEGGSSGSAGSVNYGIFLTIFQPYSDGPVYVHDVIERGGWEALDEMLRNPPVSTEQTIHSTDEEPVPIEYQSRATNGWSTFAEQGQGGSDTVGEASIFTMFWYQARTANADTVPVRSIAETESRYDTYNYDGVPSNGWANDRLFPYEKSTGGGEEYGYVWVTEWDTEGDAQEFRDAYLNILAAHDAVERGENTWVVEDGPFADAFRVRMDGTRVVVVNGPTVDAVNDIRSRN; from the coding sequence ATGTTACCGCGACACGGAATCGCCGCTGTCACCCTCTCTCTGCTCTTGGTCCTCGCGGGCTGTGCGGCGCCGGCGGACGAACCCTCACTCGCCGGAGGCGGCGCCGGCGCCGTCTCGGACACCTCCGACATCGCCTCGCCGGACGCGAACTTCTCGGACCCCGACGGCGACCCCCTGGGCTGGGAGGGGGGCTACTGGTACAACGAGTCCATCGACGTCGACCAGTCCGATGGCCTCTCGGACGCCGAACTGGACGCGTACGTGGCACGGTCGATGGCGCGCGTCGAGTACCTCCGACACGAGGAGTTCACGGAGAACGTCTCCGTCGACGTACTGAGCCGCGCCGAGTACCGTCAGCGGTCGTCGAACCGGTCGGCGAACCAGTCCGCGAACGCCGAGGCGTTCGGCGAGTGGAACAACCAAGTGTGGGAGGCGCTGTTCGTCACCGGCGAGGGGAACGACAGCCAGGAGGCCATCAGCGGAACGCAGGGCAGTTCGGTCGCCGGCTTCTACTCGCCCCGCGACGACGCCATCACGATAATCACGAACTCGCCGGAGTCGCCCACCATCGACAACGCGACGCTGGTCCACGAACTCACCCACGCCCTCCAGGACCAACACTACGACCTGACGAGCGAGAAGTACAGCGCCGAGACGCAGGACGGCGAGTTGGCCGTCGACGGCGCCATCGAGGGCGACGCGAAGTACGTCGAACTCCGCTACGCGAGCATGTGCGGCGGCGAGTGGGCGTGCGTCCCCTCCCCGACGACTGAGGGGGGGTCGAGCGGGTCGGCCGGTTCCGTCAACTACGGTATCTTCCTGACCATCTTCCAGCCCTACTCCGACGGCCCGGTGTACGTCCACGACGTCATCGAACGCGGCGGCTGGGAGGCGCTCGACGAGATGCTGCGGAACCCGCCCGTCTCGACCGAACAGACCATCCACTCCACCGACGAGGAACCCGTCCCCATCGAGTATCAGAGCAGGGCGACGAACGGTTGGTCGACGTTCGCCGAACAGGGACAGGGCGGCTCCGACACGGTCGGCGAGGCGTCGATATTCACGATGTTCTGGTATCAGGCGCGCACCGCGAACGCCGACACCGTCCCGGTTCGGAGCATCGCGGAGACCGAGAGCCGGTACGACACGTACAACTACGACGGCGTGCCGTCGAACGGGTGGGCCAACGACCGCCTGTTCCCGTACGAGAAGTCGACCGGCGGCGGCGAGGAGTACGGCTACGTCTGGGTGACCGAGTGGGACACCGAGGGCGACGCCCAGGAGTTCCGCGACGCGTATCTGAACATCCTCGCCGCGCACGACGCGGTCGAGCGAGGTGAGAACACGTGGGTCGTCGAGGACGGGCCGTTCGCGGACGCCTTCCGCGTCCGGATGGACGGCACCCGCGTCGTCGTCGTCAACGGACCCACCGTCGACGCCGTGAACGACATCCGATCGCGGAACTGA
- a CDS encoding Hvo_1808 family surface protein — protein MNDSQPALAPVALAVLLVASGCAAPVADPSALPPSWSWPDDPPTDRIGWEAGYWYNESIDVDQSDGLNESEREAFVARTMARVEHIRELEFRQSVPVDVVTREQYRSESGVFRSDPDPWREQVYEAAFLVGENESVADVLNQLYGGAIAGYYTPSDDRIVVVSDGETPTMSRATLAHELVHALQDQHFGFASTPPTHDGRIAENGLSEGDANYVEALYAERCSAEWDCVPTPDTEAGGGSDFDFGVYLTIYAPYSEGPEFVHALRERGGWDAVNAAYDDAPTTSEQILHPEAYPDEGPADVTVRDRSSAAWSRFDRDRPTDRLGEVFLYTAFWDTGAVDRTSLRRQVGRYSRYNYTSNATAGWGGDELVPYRSGDGEFGYVWATEWDTERDAREFRTGYAESLLVGSLNATRVEPDVYVVEDGPFADAFRVRRSGTRVTIVNAPTVGRLDGVHADS, from the coding sequence GTGAACGATTCGCAGCCCGCTCTCGCCCCGGTCGCGCTCGCGGTTCTCCTCGTCGCGTCCGGTTGTGCCGCGCCCGTCGCCGACCCCTCGGCGCTGCCGCCGTCGTGGTCGTGGCCCGACGACCCGCCGACCGACCGCATCGGCTGGGAGGCGGGCTACTGGTACAACGAGTCCATCGACGTCGACCAGTCCGACGGCCTGAACGAGAGCGAACGCGAGGCGTTCGTCGCGCGGACGATGGCCCGCGTCGAACACATTCGAGAATTGGAGTTCCGGCAGTCGGTGCCCGTCGACGTCGTGACCCGCGAGCAGTACCGCAGCGAGTCAGGCGTCTTCCGGAGCGACCCCGACCCGTGGCGCGAACAGGTGTACGAGGCGGCGTTCCTCGTCGGCGAGAACGAGTCGGTGGCGGACGTGCTCAACCAACTGTACGGCGGGGCCATCGCGGGCTACTACACCCCGAGCGACGACCGAATCGTCGTCGTCAGCGACGGCGAGACGCCGACGATGAGTCGGGCGACGCTGGCGCACGAACTCGTTCACGCCCTCCAAGACCAACACTTCGGCTTCGCGTCGACGCCGCCGACGCACGACGGGCGCATCGCGGAGAACGGCCTCTCCGAGGGCGACGCCAACTACGTCGAGGCGCTGTACGCCGAGCGCTGTTCGGCCGAGTGGGACTGCGTCCCGACGCCCGACACCGAGGCCGGCGGCGGGTCGGACTTCGACTTCGGCGTCTACCTCACTATCTACGCGCCGTACAGCGAGGGGCCGGAGTTCGTCCACGCCCTCCGCGAACGCGGCGGGTGGGACGCCGTGAACGCCGCCTACGACGACGCGCCGACCACCTCGGAACAGATTCTCCACCCGGAGGCGTACCCCGACGAGGGGCCGGCGGACGTGACCGTCCGGGACCGCTCCTCGGCGGCGTGGTCGCGGTTCGACCGCGACCGGCCGACCGACCGACTCGGCGAGGTGTTCCTGTACACCGCCTTCTGGGACACCGGCGCGGTAGACAGAACGTCGCTCCGGCGGCAGGTCGGTCGGTACTCGCGGTACAACTACACGTCGAACGCGACGGCCGGGTGGGGGGGCGACGAACTCGTCCCGTACCGGAGCGGCGACGGCGAGTTCGGCTACGTCTGGGCGACCGAGTGGGACACCGAACGCGACGCGCGGGAGTTCCGGACCGGGTACGCGGAGTCGCTCCTCGTGGGGAGCCTCAACGCGACGCGCGTCGAACCGGACGTCTACGTCGTCGAGGACGGGCCGTTCGCGGACGCCTTCCGCGTCCGCCGGTCCGGCACGCGCGTCACTATCGTCAACGCGCCCACCGTCGGGCGGTTGGACGGGGTTCACGCCGATTCGTGA
- a CDS encoding nicotinate phosphoribosyltransferase → MDFDIVGADAIREGSATDAYFERTETTLRHAGKNPHVVAEVTADQFPDGEYELLAGVRDAAALLEGRDVDVDAVPEGRLFDGGPVMRIEGSYLDFARLETSLLGFLSHASGVATAALDVRRAAPDSMVLSFGARHVHPSVAAMVERSALVGGLDGISHVAAGEVLGREASGTMPHALVICFGRGNQEEAWRAFDEAVDESVPRVALCDTYSDETDEVLRAVEALGDDLDSVRLDTTSSRRGDFRHIVREVQWTLAAEGHEDVDVFVSGGLGPADLRHLRDAADGFGVGGYVSNADPVDFALDIVEIEGEPAAKRGKLAGVKEVYRTVDGGHHVALRGTDAPDDAERLLEPLIRDGEVVADDFDIDAAAARAADDAEACGYGADEE, encoded by the coding sequence ATGGACTTCGACATCGTCGGCGCCGACGCCATCCGCGAGGGGTCGGCCACCGACGCCTACTTCGAGCGGACGGAGACGACGCTCCGGCACGCCGGGAAGAACCCGCACGTGGTCGCCGAGGTGACGGCCGACCAGTTCCCCGACGGCGAGTACGAACTGCTCGCGGGAGTGAGAGACGCCGCCGCCCTCCTCGAAGGCCGCGACGTGGACGTGGACGCCGTCCCCGAGGGTCGCCTGTTCGACGGCGGTCCCGTGATGCGCATCGAGGGGTCCTACCTCGATTTCGCCCGTCTGGAGACGTCCCTCCTCGGCTTCCTCTCGCACGCCTCCGGCGTCGCCACCGCCGCCCTCGACGTCCGCCGCGCGGCCCCCGACTCGATGGTGCTCTCCTTCGGCGCCCGGCACGTCCACCCGTCCGTCGCGGCGATGGTCGAACGGAGCGCCCTCGTCGGCGGCCTCGACGGTATCTCGCACGTCGCCGCCGGCGAGGTTCTCGGACGCGAGGCGTCCGGGACGATGCCGCACGCCCTCGTCATCTGCTTCGGCCGCGGCAACCAGGAGGAGGCGTGGCGGGCGTTCGACGAGGCGGTCGACGAATCGGTCCCGCGGGTCGCCCTCTGCGACACCTACAGCGACGAGACCGACGAGGTGCTCCGGGCCGTCGAGGCCCTCGGCGACGACTTGGACAGCGTCCGCCTTGACACCACCTCCTCGCGGCGCGGCGACTTCAGACACATCGTCCGCGAGGTGCAGTGGACGCTCGCGGCCGAGGGGCACGAGGACGTGGACGTGTTCGTCTCCGGCGGCCTCGGCCCCGCGGACCTGCGACACCTCCGCGACGCGGCCGACGGCTTCGGCGTCGGCGGCTACGTCTCGAACGCCGACCCGGTCGACTTCGCCCTCGACATCGTCGAAATCGAGGGCGAACCGGCGGCCAAGCGGGGCAAACTCGCCGGCGTGAAGGAGGTCTATCGAACAGTCGACGGCGGCCACCACGTCGCCCTGCGGGGGACCGACGCCCCGGACGACGCCGAGCGACTGCTCGAACCGCTGATTCGGGACGGGGAAGTGGTCGCCGACGACTTCGACATCGACGCGGCCGCGGCGCGGGCGGCCGACGACGCCGAGGCCTGCGGCTACGGCGCGGACGAAGAGTAA
- a CDS encoding TIGR00296 family protein, producing the protein MSEAQTVRLSYDDGSRAVELARESVESYVLHGQREQPGSMRDAFYARTGAFVRIQSTRGRGRLRGCAGAYRGKDQLGHAIVDAAIQAASGDSCGSEIEPPELPNLNISVCIVCNHVLTNDPVADLELGTHGVAIDKDGSHGWLYPTIPLENGWSKEQFLTHACRKAGLPPLAWQDEDAMVTLFEGQVFRERSDGGSVEEL; encoded by the coding sequence ATGTCCGAGGCGCAAACCGTTCGGCTCTCGTACGACGACGGGTCACGAGCGGTCGAACTGGCGCGTGAATCGGTCGAATCGTACGTTCTCCACGGTCAACGAGAACAGCCCGGAAGCATGCGAGACGCGTTCTACGCTCGCACCGGGGCGTTCGTCCGAATCCAATCGACACGTGGCCGCGGCCGCCTGCGAGGGTGCGCCGGGGCGTATCGGGGGAAAGACCAACTCGGCCACGCAATCGTCGACGCGGCGATTCAGGCCGCGTCCGGCGACTCCTGTGGCTCCGAAATCGAACCGCCCGAACTCCCCAATCTCAACATCTCGGTCTGCATCGTCTGCAATCACGTTCTCACCAACGACCCCGTCGCCGACCTCGAACTCGGCACCCACGGCGTCGCGATAGACAAAGACGGCAGCCACGGCTGGCTCTACCCGACGATTCCGCTCGAGAACGGCTGGTCCAAAGAGCAGTTCCTCACCCACGCCTGCCGGAAGGCCGGCCTGCCGCCGCTGGCGTGGCAGGACGAGGACGCGATGGTGACCCTGTTCGAGGGACAGGTGTTCCGCGAGCGCTCCGACGGCGGCAGCGTCGAGGAACTGTAA